In a single window of the Clarias gariepinus isolate MV-2021 ecotype Netherlands chromosome 16, CGAR_prim_01v2, whole genome shotgun sequence genome:
- the srrm2 gene encoding serine/arginine repetitive matrix protein 2, whose product MYNGIGLTTPRGSGTNGYVQRNLSCVRAKRNRDDHGPKDEKDRERLESQLNRQPNADILEHQRKRQLEVKCAELQDMMEEQGYSAEEIEEKVSSFRMMLQEKQDPSPSAAEKPTVTETHALAAANQQKNDRLREAFGIGSDYVDGSSFHPERKEREREKREQERQERERLQQQKYQIIEDSDSDSSPTRKQSRKKKRKKVKSKESSESPSPSPRRETKKNKTKKKKRERSVQSDHSSSSEESPEIKKSKRKRSSENETPPPPTKSRRRRSRSSSSAGSRSPVAVKEKQNDTSVARPDEGRKGRSPDRRGRHRDSPEKVEVRQKSSRHSRSPDRSRMGREREREKERGKEKVQKGRHDSSSSSRSPPPKNQKDRRAHSEERDGEKPSQRKRHDSSSPSPSPKRQRDRRQRSTEKEREDERKKRVSKPQKRHDSSSSSPSPQRDRARGGCSGDKERASSPARPSDKDRARDRDAASQSSRVRESEKRRDRARSSDSSVSPPCHSPYANGKQKEAERAREREREEQREKEREEQREKEREETRRKERERDAEKVQEEVKRKERESNREKGREETRRNDREAEREKGREETRRNDRETEREKGRDETRRNERETEREKGRDKTRRNEQETEREKGRDEARRNEQETEREKGRDETRRNEQETEREKGREGTRRNGRETEREKGREETRRHGREAEREKGREETRRNGREAEREREQEGVKRKEEQDRRCSEERHSGKDSESGDRRTERYKAKTETRDERVREKERQEKTREKSPLEKEKAQSKEKERKKSKGSSSSSSSDGSSSSSSSSDTDSSSSDSDSDSSSSSSSSSSSSSSSSSSSSEDEKKEKSKGVPPAVIAQAMARRGQEKGMRDADRESSASVTAPAPPTTKDDRERGGDRESTQEKDRGKERYTPTETSSPPPSPPARRRYSPEEDTHAQGRERGGDRYTPSDRDKNRASERKRPSPPTAREKESQNKRVSSLSRSPSHSPARQRLDPPRGGKRATPPSRRDRERDRERERDRERERDRERERDRERERDREKEDRERERERERDRERDRGRPGDRARAHSRERRTRSSRSRSPRRRSPPYRSRRSPSPASRRKSSRSLSREKQRERERERERERERDREQERKRELEREREREREKEKAARSPPCRSSSTSSSSSSSSSSSSSPSPQRKPDPPKDRKCEKRQRSRSSSPPPAQESPKRSRRPSPSSRSPPVGQSETRTTSRGRSRSQSPRERRRTRSQERPVRTEDTVNGREEKEVAKQQKSDSRSSSSSSSSSSSSSSSSSSSSDSSDSETEKGGRKAAVSRHSSSSEREEVKKKSSPPPPARRAREPADSLRDSRSLSYSPPARLRRAARSPPPRRRSRSRSSSRKRK is encoded by the exons ATGTATAACGGGATCGGATTGACCACACCGCGCGGCAGCGGCACCAACGGCTACGTGCAGAGGAACCTGTCGTGCGTTCGGGCCAAGCGTAACCGAGACGATCACGGACCGAAGGACGAGAAGGACAGGGAGAGACTGGAGAGCCAGCTGAACCGACAACCCAACGCTGACATCCTGGAGCACCAGAGGAAGAGACAGCTGGAGGTCAAATGTGCTGAACTTCAGGACATGATGGAGGAGCAAGG GTACTCGGCTGAGGAGATCGAGGAGAAGGTGAGCAGTTTCCGTATGATGCTGCAGGAGAAACAGGATCCTTCTCCGTCTGCTGCCGAGAAACCGAC TGTGACGGAGACACACGCTCTGGCTGCCGCGAACCAGCAGAAGAACGACCGGCTCAGGGAGGCGTTCGGAATCGGCTCGGACTACGTGGACGGCTCGTCTTTTCACCCCGAACGTAaagagcgagagcgagagaaaCGCGAGCAGGAGAGGCAGGAGAGAGAGCGGCTGCAGCAGCAGAAATACCA GATTATTGAAGACTCTGATTCGGATTCTTCACCTACTCGAAAGCAGAGCCgtaagaagaaaaggaagaaagtgAAAAGTAAAGAGag CTCTGAAAGTCCGTCTCCATCGCCTCGGAGAGAAACGAAGAAAAACAAGacgaagaaaaagaaaag gGAGCGGTCAGTTCAGAGTGACCACAGCAG CTCGTCAGAGGAGAGCCCTGAGATAAAGAAGAGTAAAAGAAAGCGAAGTAGTGAGAATGagactcctcctcctcctacaAAAAGCCGGCGGCGGCGCAGCAGGTCATCCAGCTCGGCTGGCAG CAGGTCACCGGTCGCGGTAAAGGAGAAACAGAACGACACGTCTGTAGCCCGGCCAGATGAGGGGAGGAAGGGCAGATCACCTGATCGTAGGGGGCGCCACAGAGACAGTCCAGAAAAGGTGGAGGTGAGACAG AAGTCCTCGAGACATTCCAGATCCCCTGACCGGAGCAGGATGGGCCGGGAAAGAGAGCGGGAAAAGGAGCGAGGGAAAGAAAAGGTTCAAAAAGGGCGCCATGATTCGTCGTCTTCATCTCGGTCTCCGCCTCCTAAAAATCAGAAAGACAGACGAGCACATAGCGAGGAGCGAGACGGAGAGAAACCTTCTCAACGCAAAAGACATGACTCATCATCTCCATCCCCGTCTCCGAAACGCCAGAGAGACAGAAGGCAGCGGAGCacagagaaagagcgagaggaCGAGAGGAAGAAGAGGGTCAGCAAGCCCCAGAAAAGACACGACTCGTCCTCCTCATCACCTTCGCCGCAGAGAGACCGAGCGCGGGGGGGGTGCAGCGGTGACAAGGAGAGGGCATCTTCACCCGCACGTCCCTCAGACAAAGACAGAGCGAGGGACAGAGACGCTGCCTCACAGTCGAGTCGAgtcagagagagcgagaaacgGAGAGATAGAGCGCGATCCAGTGACTCATCTGTCTCACCTCCCTGCCACTCACCATACGCCAACGGGAAACAGAAAGAGGCGGAGCGCGCGAGGGAGAGGGAGCGagaggagcagagagagaaggagcgagaggagcagagagagaaggagcGAGAGGAGACGAGAagaaaagagcgagagagagatgctgAGAAGGTCCAGGAAGAGGTGAAGAGAAAAGAACGAGAGAGCAACAGAGAAAAGGGACGAGAGGAGACGAGGAGAAACGAccgagaggcagagagagaaaagggacGAGAGGAGACGAGGAGAAATGACAGAGAGACTGAAAGAGAAAAGGGACGAGATGAGACGAGGAGAAACGAacgagagactgagagagaaaaGGGACGAGATAAGACGAGGAGAAACGAGcaagagactgagagagaaaaGGGACGAGATGAGGCGAGGAGAAACGAGcaagagactgagagagaaaaGGGACGAGATGAGACGAGGAGAAACGagcaagagacagagagagaaaagggacGAGAGGGGACCAGGAGAAACGgccgagagacagagagagaaaagggccGAGAGGAGACGAGGAGACACGGccgagaggcagagagagaaaagggacGAGAGGAGACGAGGAGAAACGGccgagaggcagagagagaaagggagcaGGAGGGGgtgaagagaaaagaagaacaaGACAGGAGATGCTCTGAAGAGAGACACTCCGGGAAAGACTCCGAGTCGGGAGACAGGAGGACGGAGCGATACAAAGCCAAGACGGAGACAAGGGACGAGAGggtgagggagaaagagaggcaGGAAAAAACCCGAGAGAAAAGTCCActggagaaagaaaaagctCAGAGCaaggagaaggagagaaaaaaatcaaaaggttcgagtagcagcagcagcagcgatggcagcagcagcagcagcagcagtagtgaCACAGACAGCAGCAGCAGTGACAGCGACTCTGACAGCTCCTCGTCatcatcttcctcctcctcttcctcctcatcttcctcaTCTTCATCCTCTGAGGAcgagaaaaaggagaaaagtaaAGGGGTGCCTCCTGCCGTCATAGCGCAAGCCATGGCTCGGAGAGGGCAGGAGAAGGGAATGAGGGATGCAGACCGGGAGAGCTCCGCCTCTGTAACCGCACCGGCTCCGCCCACCACAAAGGATGACAGGGAGAGAGGCGGGGACAGGGAGTCGACTCAGGAGAAAGATCGAGGAAAGGAGCGGTACACTCCCACCGAGACCTCCAGCCCTCCTCCGTCTCCTCCAGCACGAAGGAGGTACAGTCCTGAGGAGGACACGCACGCCCAGGGCAGGGAGCGGGGGGGTGACCGGTACACGCCCTCGGACCGAGACAAGAACCGAGCGAGCGAAAGAAAGCGACCGTCTCCGCCCACAGCGCGGGAGAAGGAGAGCCAAAACAAAAGAGTCTCCTCGCTGTCACGTTCCCCCTCACATTCTCCGGCACGGCAACGCCTAGATCCTCCACGAGGAGGCAAGAGAGCGACACCGCCCTCACGACGAGACAGGGAgcgagacagggagagggagcgagacagggagagggagcGAGACAGGGAGCGGGAgcgagacagggagagggagcGAGACAGGGAGAAGGAG gacagggagagggagagggaaagagagcgAGACAGGGAGCGAGACAGGGGAAGACCAGGCGATAGAGCAAGAGCACACTCACGAGAAAGGAGGACGAGAAGCAGCCGGTCACGAAGCCCTCGCAGGCGCTCGCCCCCGTACAG GTCTCGTCGTTCTCCTTCTCCTGCGTCCCGGCGCAAAAGCAGTCGCTCTCTTTCCAGGGAAAAACAGAGGGAgcgagaaagggagagagagcgagaaagggagagagaccGCGAACAAGAGAGGAAGCGGGAGctggagagggagagagaaagagaacgtGAGAAAGAGAAGGCAGCGAGGTCACCTCCTTGTCGCTCTTCCTCTACATCTTCGTCCTCCTCGAgttcgtcctcctcctcctcctcgcccTCTCCTCAGAGGAAGCCCGATCCCCCAAAGGACAGGAAGTGCGAGAAGAGGCAGCGCTCTCGTTCCTCCTCGCCTCCTCCCGCTCAGGAATCTCCCAAACGCTCCAGACGGCCATCTCCGAGCTCCAGGTCTCCTCCCGTCGGCCAATCGGAAACCAGGACGACTTCAAGGGGTCGCTCGAGGAGCCAGTCTCCACGGGAGCGGCGCAGGACCCGGAGCCAGGAGCGACCAGTCAGAACGGAGGACACTGTGAACGGGAGAGAGGAGAAAGAAGTTGCAAAGCAGCAGAAGAGCGACAGCAGGAGCagctccagttcttcatcgtcctcgtcctcatcatcatcatcttcatcctcGTCCTCCGATAGCTCCGACTCCGAGACGGAGAAAGG GGGACGGAAAGCGGCCGTGAGTAGACACTCGTCCTCCTCAGAGCGTGAGGAAGTGAAGAAGAAAAG ttctcctcctcctcctgcacgTCGGGCCAGAGAGCCTGCAGACTCGCTCAGAGACTCCAGATCACTCAGCTACTCTCCGCCTGCACGTCTGCGCAGAGCTGCGCGCTCCCCTCCGCCCCGCCG GAGATCCAGGAGCAGATCGAGCAGCAGGAAGAGAAAATAA
- the si:ch73-248e21.7 gene encoding mucin-5AC, whose translation MNLIFITLVFSLVFGPDVMLLNAEEASTGPASMPADQNTVFSQVTESSTGMSHVHTVAKETTVRSTTLVEDKFSTMENINTEVEEVTQTSKEQMTTSELPTTTKAPTIPETTALQVDITTYNPSTLAAPAEPTLQPVEETISTEDPQTSSPPPTIPEPTAITTLSPDVTSTPASHDKVETTVTAQTTTPIPTPSTTTIITTTTIITTTQEETTTPSPEETSSPTNSSTGISFSSINTGHDTSNSQSPEDTKKESNWLIIAIIALVAFCIATTLCVMAIIMKRRKRSGKQSFGNANGQRSKKKKGTDDDVWAGPMPLGGGDCEGMEEGDAQGEEKKTDGAEVTGLSTFVAVEENGGVGRPGSPEAEKWEEKEPLLFIDQEGKEKAKEAGKSEDADAKGGAEKSEDADATGGAEKTDAKEAELNGGETFCLTTAV comes from the coding sequence ATGAACCTTATCTTCATCACGTTGGTCTTCTCGCTGGTCTTCGGACCAGACGTTATGCTCCTGAACGCAGAGGAGGCGAGTACAGGGCCCGCGAGCATGCCAGCCGATCAGAACACGGTCTTCTCACAGGTGACAGAATCCAGCACTGGTATGAGCCATGTCCATACAGTTGCTAAGGAAACGACCGTTAGGAGCACTACCCTTGTTGAAGACAAGTTCTCTACCATGGAAAATATTAATACTGAGGTTGAAGAAGTGACacaaacatcaaaagaacaaatgacaACTTCAGAGCTTCCAACCACGACAAAAGCTCCGACCATTCCGGAGACTACAGCCCTTCAGGTAGACATAACAACGTACAACCCCTCCACGTTAGCTGCTCCTGCTGAACCCACATTACAGCCTGTGGAGGAAACAATCAGCACTGAGGATCCTCAGACCTCATCACCACCTCCAACCATTCCTGAGCCAACAGCCATAACCACACTTTCACCAGATGTTACATCTACACCTGCTAGTCATGACAAGGTAGAGACCACTGTCACTGCACAAACAACCACGCCCATCCCCACACCTAGCActaccaccatcatcaccaccaccaccatcatcaccaccacccaGGAGGAGACTACAACACCATCACCTGAGGAGACGTCGTCACCCACCAACAGTAGCACTGGTATCAGCTTCAGTAGCATCAACACTGGACATGACACGAGCAACAGTCAAAGCCCTGAAGATACCAAAAAGGAAAGTAACTGGCTAATCATCGCGATCATAGCACTCGTCGCTTTCTGCATAGCAACAACGCTTTGTGTCATGGCCATTATCATGAAACGCAGGAAGAGAAGCGGCAAGCAGAGCTTCGGAAACGCGAACGGACAGAGGTCCAAGAAAAAGAAAGGCACGGATGATGATGTCTGGGCGGGGCCTATGCCATTAGGAGGCGGGGATTGTGAGGGTATGGAGGAAGGTGACGCACaaggagaagagaagaagaCGGACGGGGCGGAGGTGACGGGGCTCAGCACGTTCGTGGCTGTGGAGGAGAACGGAGGTGTGGGCCGGCCAGGGTCACCTGAGGCCGAGAAGTGGGAGGAGAAAGAACCTCTTCTGTTCATCGACCAGGAAGGGAAGGAGAAAGCAAAAGAGGCGGGAAAGAGCGAGGACGCAGACGCTAAAGGAGGAGCGGAAAAGAGCGAGGACGCAGACGCTACAGGAGGAGCGGAAAAGACAGACGCCAAAGAGGCGGAGCTTAACGGAGGAGAAACGTTCTGTCTCACGACCGCTGTGTGA
- the tspan4b gene encoding tetraspanin-9 isoform X1, with protein MGVSRGCLCCVKYLMFIFNLIFWLGGCGLFGVGVWLSIRQSEISYLPLSFPSLSAANLLLVAGGVTMVTGFLGCLGSLKEQRCLLMTFFVILLLLFLTEAALILMLGLFHKEIDEKAKEDLINEMMKYDNNTELKKSWDNMQRIFKCCGVNNHTDWNRWTNQRPHPESCCRKDTNPCYRWEEPCYKKAKALVLDNITWVLGFGVCLVIVQILALAFSMLMYCQILRVEKYTD; from the exons ATGGGTGTGTCCCGGGGCTGTCTGTGCTGCGTCAAATACCTCATGTTCATCTTCAACCTCATCTTCTGG CTGGGTGGGTGTGGCCTGTTTGGAGTAGGGGTGTGGCTTTCCATCCGCCAGTCTGAGATTTCGTACCTCCCGCTGTCCTTCCCGTCGCTCTCTGCGGCCAACCTGCTGCTGGTTGCCGGGGGCGTTACCATGGTGACGGGGTTCCTGGGCTGTCTGGGCTCTCTGAAGGAGCAGCGGTGTCTGCTGATGACG TTTTTTGTGATCCTCCTCCTTCTGTTCCTGACCGAAGCAGCGCTCATCCTCATGCTGGGGCTCTTCCACAAAGAG ATCGACGAAAAAGCGAAAGAGGACTTGATAAACGAAATGATGAAATACGACAACAACACCGAGCTAAAAAAGTCCTGGGACAACATGCAGAGGATC TTTAAATGCTGCGGCGTGAACAACCACACTGACTGGAACCGCTGGACTAATCAGCGACCGCACCCTGAGTCCTGCTGCAGAAAGGACACAAACCCATGTTACCGCTGGGAGGAG CCGTGTTATAAGAAGGCGAAAGCGTTGGTCCTGGACAACATCACCTGGGTCCTGGGTTTCGGAGTGTGTCTCGTCATTGTGCAG ATCCTGGCTCTGGCCTTCTCCATGCTGATGTACTGCCAGATCCTCCGAGTGGAAAAGTACACGGACTGA
- the si:ch73-248e21.5 gene encoding uncharacterized protein si:ch73-248e21.5 has translation MMKSSAVSLSVWFVQVLTLCTLHESLLTAQETDVSITVSENPTANHNVQTTTTTAAVMTTPVSAAEAPTLELSKFTSPVQNERRNVTISVSQQHITRLTETTVSENTTSVLTEYQETGTVTESTSINVQKMAAISTSGTATQSDHDVQTSMSWTGDGPSDSEEANTTTVPLVHSTYKTDATLTSGSYPTTDHQSPTPATTETWSYPEILSTNRTPFDDTMKTVTPTGTSGQINSTAMQGGSTQTTSSSTENTEEPLVSSTKTMEWTTQENTEEPLVSTNSTRMMAWTTQGNTEEPLMSTNSTRMMAWITQENTEEPLMSTNSTKTMEWTTQENTEEPLVSTNSTKTMEWTTKENTEEPLVSTNSTKTMEWTTQNNTEEPLVSASKMIEWTTEPLVSSTEMMAWTTQETTEAQATSHVTIYDIANTTWRDTTWSTNTEGLWSSNSTTSKNITTSETETPDWTNCFANSSSQTRRFSNLVCFITIWSLAMIASIFLGLSVFLWVRLSVRKKRARIRGRERKDGKGHRPAAKEKQSLWAERGSSAEERVEFWYANGDVVEEGKRRQRARQVRTRMNKERQAGAEEDAWIQPKVTLKDITEFWHMKERGRHEEETQCEVNEE, from the coding sequence ATGATGAAGTCGAGCGCCGTGTCTCTCAGCGTTTGGTTCGTTCAGGTTCTAACTCTCTGCACACTTCATGAAAGCCTGCTAACTGCACAGGAGACAGATGTTTCCATAACAGTCTCAGAAAACCCCACAGCAAACCACAATGtccagacaacaacaacaacagcagcagtgaTGACCACACCAGTGTCAGCAGCTGAGGCACCCACGCTGGAGCTGAGCAAATTCACGAGCCCGGTGCAGAACGAAAGGAGAAACGTGACGATCAGCGTCTCTCAGCAACACATCACGAGGCTCACCGAGACGACTGTCTCTGAAAACACCACGAGTGTCCTGACGGAATATCAAGAAACAGGAACCGTCACTGAAAGCACAAGTATAAACGTTCAGAAAATGGCTGCGATCTCAACATCTGGAACAGCCACCCAGTCGGACCATGATGTCCAAACATCTATGAGTTGGACAGGAGATGGACCAAGTGATAGTGAGGAAGCAAACACCACCACGGTGCCACTGGTTCACTCAACATACAAGACTGATGCAACACTTACTAGTGGAAGTTATCCAACAACAGATCACCAAAGTCCAACTCCCGCTACAACAGAAACCTGGAGTTATCCAGAGATACTTTCTACAAACCGAACACCTTTTGATGACACCATGAAAACTGTTACACCTACAGGAACATCAGGACAAATCAATAGCACAGCAATGCAAGGTGGTTCTACACAAACTACAAGCAGTTCCACAGAGAACACAGAGGAACCCTTGGTGTCTAGTACAAAGACAATGGAGTGGACAACACAAGAGAACACAGAGGAACCCCTGGTGTCTACAAATAGTACAAGGATGATGGCATGGACAACACAGGGGAACACAGAGGAACCTCTGATGTCTACAAATAGTACAAGGATGATGGCATGGATAACACAGGAGAACACAGAGGAACCTCTGATGTCTACAAATAGTACAAAAACAATGGAGTGGACAACACAGGAGAACACAGAGGAACCCCTGGTGTCTACAAATAGTACAAAGACAATGGAGTGGACAACAAAGGAGAACACAGAGGAACCCCTGGTGTCTACAAATAGTACAAAGACAATGGAGTGGACAACACAAAATAACACAGAGGAACCCCTGGTGTCTGCTTCGAAAATGATCGAATGGACAACCGAACCCTTGGTGTCTAGTACAGAGATGATGGCGTGGACAACACAGGAGACCACAGAAGCTCAAGCAACAAGTCATGTAACCATATATGACATAGCAAACACAACTTGGAGAGATACAACATGGTCTACAAACACTGAAGGCCTCTGGAGCTCCAACTCCACCACATCCAAGAACATCACCAcatcagagacagagacaccaGACTGGACAAACTGCTTCGCCAACTCCTCGTCTCAGACTCGCCGTTTCTCAAACCTGGTATGTTTCATCACAATCTGGAGTCTTGCAATGATCGCGTCCATCTTCCTGGGCCTGAGCGTGTTCCTGTGGGTGCGCCTGTctgttagaaaaaaaagggCAAGAATCAGGGGACGAGAACGGAAGgacggaaaaggacacagaccaGCAGCAAAGGAGAAGCAGAGCCTGTGGGCAGAGCGGGGCTCATCTGCTGAGGAGAGAGTGGAGTTCTGGTACGCCAATGGGGACGTAGTGGAGGAGGGCAAGAGAAGACAACGAGCGAGACAGGTGAGAACAAGGATGAACAAAGAGAGACAGGCGGGGGCAGAGGAGGACGCGTGGATACAGCCGAAGGTGACACTAAAGGACATTACAGAGTTTTGGCACATGAAGGAAAGAGGGAGACATGAAGAGGAGACACAGTGTGAAGTCAatgaagagtga